Proteins encoded by one window of Dendropsophus ebraccatus isolate aDenEbr1 chromosome 4, aDenEbr1.pat, whole genome shotgun sequence:
- the IFRD2 gene encoding interferon-related developmental regulator 2 isoform X1, translated as MPRARRRAAATKKGSASRGSLRQELLQLKVSEKLNPVKGSRACTRGESEASEDEGASDILSHCSSASECVSVVEDGSGNDTQDLLIAQEQREDKLKEDIDNLTDKSSKTRVSALGSLRLTLSSHVLGDFLAERRITFTDALERCLKKGKDEEQSLAATVLSLLCIQLGSGSEGEEVFHCLKPILISILTDSSAGVTARQSCATALGLCCFIAAADAEDLISCLGVLEAILSMLYSENNGSSPSQQGMFCSAIQSWALLLTICPASRIQKTLESHLSRLPGVLACESVNLRIAAGETLALLYELARDLDEDFDSEDTDTLCVTLKQLATDSNKYRAKTDRRKQRSIFRDVLHYIESSEFQEETIKFGIEVMYVDSWVCRRTYSSFKEALGSGVRHHLQYNEVLRDIFSLGPPLVLDAAAIKASKISRVEKHMFNSAAFKARTKARNRVRDKRADIL; from the exons ATGCCTAGGGCCCGGAGGAGAGCAGCGGCCACCAAGAAGGGCAGTGCCAGCCGTG GCTCTCTgagacaggagctgctgcagctgaaagttTCAGAAAAACTGAACCCAGTAAAAG GGTCTCGGGCATGCACACGGGGAGAGTCTGAGGCCAGCGAGGATGAAGGTGCAAGTGATATCCTTAGTCACTGTAGCAGTGCCAGTGAATGTGTTAGTGTTGTGGAAGACGGGTCAG GCAATGACACACAAGATCTTCTGATAGCTCAGGAGCAGCGGGAAGACAAGTTGAAGGAAGACATTGACAATCTTACAGATAAGAG TTCGAAAACAAGAGTCTCTGCACTGGGCAGCCTGCGGCTTACTCTGTCCTCACACGTGCTTGGCGACTTCCTTGCAGAGAGACGAATCACCTTTACAGATGCTCTAGAACGTTGTTTGAAAAAAG GGAAAGATGAGGAGCAGTCTCTGGCAGCCACAGTACTTTCTCTTCTTTGTATACAATTGGGCTCTGGTTCCGAAGGTGAAGAAGTCTTCCATTGTCTAAAACCGATTCTTATCAGCATCTTGACCGACTCCAGTGCTGGAGTGACTGCTCGGCAGAGT TGTGCCACCGCTCTGGGGCTGTGCTGTTTTATTGCTGCTGCTGATGCAGAG GATCTGATCTCTTGCCTTGGTGTCCTAGAGGCAATATTGAGTATGTTGTACTCGGAAAACAATGGCTCCTCACCATCACAGCAAGGAATGTTTTGTTCTGCCATTCAGTCATGGGCATTGCTGTTAACCATTTGTCCTGCCAGTCGGATCCAAAAGACATTAGAGAG TCATCTTTCCCGTTTGCCAGGAGTCTTGGCCTGTGAGAGTGTCAACCTCCGTATTGCTGCTGGAGAGACTCTTGCGCTTCTCTATGAGCTGGCCCGTGATCTGGAT GAGGACTTCGATTCTGAGGATACGGACACTCTCTGTGTGACACTAAAGCAACTAGCCACCGACAGCAACAAATACAGAGCAAAGACTGATCGTAGAAAGCAGCGCTCCATCTTCCGGGATGTCCTACACTACATTGAA AGTAGTGAGTTCCAAGAGGAGACCATAAAGTTTGGTATAGAAGTGATGTATGTGGACAGCTGGGTGTGCAGAAGAACATACAGCTCATTCAAAGAAGCATTGGGCTCTGGCGTGCGGCACCACTTACAG TACAACGAGGTTCTGAGAGACATCTTCTCCTTGGGGCCTCCACTGGTCCTGGATGCTGCAGCAATCAAAGCAAGTAAAATCTCAAGAGTGGAGAAG CATATGTTCAATTCTGCTGCCTTTAAAGCGAGAACTAAAGCCCGGAATCGAGTCCGAGACAAGCGAGCGGATATCCTATAA
- the IFRD2 gene encoding interferon-related developmental regulator 2 isoform X2 has protein sequence MPRARRRAAATKKGSASRGSRACTRGESEASEDEGASDILSHCSSASECVSVVEDGSGNDTQDLLIAQEQREDKLKEDIDNLTDKSSKTRVSALGSLRLTLSSHVLGDFLAERRITFTDALERCLKKGKDEEQSLAATVLSLLCIQLGSGSEGEEVFHCLKPILISILTDSSAGVTARQSCATALGLCCFIAAADAEDLISCLGVLEAILSMLYSENNGSSPSQQGMFCSAIQSWALLLTICPASRIQKTLESHLSRLPGVLACESVNLRIAAGETLALLYELARDLDEDFDSEDTDTLCVTLKQLATDSNKYRAKTDRRKQRSIFRDVLHYIESSEFQEETIKFGIEVMYVDSWVCRRTYSSFKEALGSGVRHHLQYNEVLRDIFSLGPPLVLDAAAIKASKISRVEKHMFNSAAFKARTKARNRVRDKRADIL, from the exons ATGCCTAGGGCCCGGAGGAGAGCAGCGGCCACCAAGAAGGGCAGTGCCAGCCGTG GGTCTCGGGCATGCACACGGGGAGAGTCTGAGGCCAGCGAGGATGAAGGTGCAAGTGATATCCTTAGTCACTGTAGCAGTGCCAGTGAATGTGTTAGTGTTGTGGAAGACGGGTCAG GCAATGACACACAAGATCTTCTGATAGCTCAGGAGCAGCGGGAAGACAAGTTGAAGGAAGACATTGACAATCTTACAGATAAGAG TTCGAAAACAAGAGTCTCTGCACTGGGCAGCCTGCGGCTTACTCTGTCCTCACACGTGCTTGGCGACTTCCTTGCAGAGAGACGAATCACCTTTACAGATGCTCTAGAACGTTGTTTGAAAAAAG GGAAAGATGAGGAGCAGTCTCTGGCAGCCACAGTACTTTCTCTTCTTTGTATACAATTGGGCTCTGGTTCCGAAGGTGAAGAAGTCTTCCATTGTCTAAAACCGATTCTTATCAGCATCTTGACCGACTCCAGTGCTGGAGTGACTGCTCGGCAGAGT TGTGCCACCGCTCTGGGGCTGTGCTGTTTTATTGCTGCTGCTGATGCAGAG GATCTGATCTCTTGCCTTGGTGTCCTAGAGGCAATATTGAGTATGTTGTACTCGGAAAACAATGGCTCCTCACCATCACAGCAAGGAATGTTTTGTTCTGCCATTCAGTCATGGGCATTGCTGTTAACCATTTGTCCTGCCAGTCGGATCCAAAAGACATTAGAGAG TCATCTTTCCCGTTTGCCAGGAGTCTTGGCCTGTGAGAGTGTCAACCTCCGTATTGCTGCTGGAGAGACTCTTGCGCTTCTCTATGAGCTGGCCCGTGATCTGGAT GAGGACTTCGATTCTGAGGATACGGACACTCTCTGTGTGACACTAAAGCAACTAGCCACCGACAGCAACAAATACAGAGCAAAGACTGATCGTAGAAAGCAGCGCTCCATCTTCCGGGATGTCCTACACTACATTGAA AGTAGTGAGTTCCAAGAGGAGACCATAAAGTTTGGTATAGAAGTGATGTATGTGGACAGCTGGGTGTGCAGAAGAACATACAGCTCATTCAAAGAAGCATTGGGCTCTGGCGTGCGGCACCACTTACAG TACAACGAGGTTCTGAGAGACATCTTCTCCTTGGGGCCTCCACTGGTCCTGGATGCTGCAGCAATCAAAGCAAGTAAAATCTCAAGAGTGGAGAAG CATATGTTCAATTCTGCTGCCTTTAAAGCGAGAACTAAAGCCCGGAATCGAGTCCGAGACAAGCGAGCGGATATCCTATAA